One window from the genome of Ciconia boyciana chromosome 8, ASM3463844v1, whole genome shotgun sequence encodes:
- the CHRNA5 gene encoding neuronal acetylcholine receptor subunit alpha-5, protein MAELGAWLRCGRPLLLLTCLFAPFLGQPGAGPAARAPYAGISEPSFIAKSEDRLFKHLFEDYQRWVRPVERLNDTIKIKFGLAISQLVDVDEKNQLMTTNVWLKQEWIDVKLRWNPEDYAGITSIRVPSDSIWIPDIVLYDNADGRFEGTSTKTVVKYDGTIAWTPPANYKSSCTIDVTFFPFDLQNCSMKFGSWTYDGSQVDIILEDYDVDKRDFFDNGEWEIVTATGSKGNRTDGCCWYPFVTYSFIIRRLPLFYTLFLIIPCIGLSFLTVLVFYLPSNEGEKISLCTSVLVSLTVFLLVIEEIIPSSSKVIPLIGEYLVFTMIFVTLSIVITVFAINIHHRSSSTHNTMAPWVRKVFLHKLPKLLCMRSHVDRYFAQKEETRNMNGSESSRNTLEAALDSIRYITRHVMKENEVREVVEDWKFIAQVLDRMFLWTFLLVSIIGSLVLFIPVIHKWASIIVPMHIGSTNA, encoded by the exons gtATATCTGAACCTTCTTTTATTGCTAAAAGTGAAGATCGtttgtttaaacatttatttgaagacTATCAAAGATGGGTTCGTCCCGTGGAACGTTTGAATGAcacaataaaaatcaagtttggCCTTGCAATCTCTCAGCTAGTAGATGTG GATGAGAAAAATCAATTGATGACAACAAATGTCTGGTTGAAACAG GAATGGATAGATGTAAAATTAAGGTGGAATCCTGAAGACTATGCTGGAATAACATCTATTCGTGTCCCATCAGATTCTATTTGGATTCCAGATATTGTGTTGTATGACAA tgCAGATGGACGTTTTGAGGGGACATCTACAAAAACCGTGGTAAAATATGATGGCACCATTGCTTGGACTCCACCAGCAAACTACAAAAGTTCTTGTACTATTGATGTAACCTTCTTCCCCTTTGACCTCCAAAATTGCTCTATGAAATTTGGTTCTTGGACTTATGATGGCTCACAGGTTGATATAATTCTTGAAGATTATGATGTTGACAAAAGAGACTTTTTTGATAATGGAGAATGGGAAATAGTGACTGCAACAGGGAGCAAAGGAAATAGGACTGATGGATGCTGCTGGTATCCTTTTGTTACATATTCATTTATAATTAGACGTTTGCCACTTTTTTACACGTTGTTTCTCATTATTCCTTGTATTGGGCTTTCATTTCTAACTGTCCTTGTCTTCTATCTTCCTTCAAATGAAGGTGAAAAAATTTCACTTTGCACTTCAGTACTGGTATCTttgactgtttttcttcttgttattgAAGAGATTATTCCATCATCTTCTAAAGTTATCCCACTTATAGGAGAGTACTTGGTGTTTACTATGATATTTGTGACATTGTCCATTGTGATAACTGTCTTTGCTATCAATATTCATCACCGCTCTTCGTCTACACACAATACTATGGCACCTTGGGTTCGCAAGGTATTTCTTCACAAACTTCCCAAGCTGCTTTGCATGAGAAGTCATGTAGATAGATACTTTGCTCAGAAGGAGGAAACAAGAAATATGAATGGATCAGAATCATCTAGGAACACCTTGGAAGCAGCTCTAGATTCTATCCGATATATTACAAGACATGTTATGAAGGAGAATGAAGTTCGTGAG GTTGTTGAAGACTGGAAATTTATTGCTCAGGTGCTTGATCGAATGTTCTTATGGACTTTTCTTCTGGTTTCAATAATTGGATCACTTGTGTTATTTATTCCTGTTATTCATAAATGGGCAAGTATAATAGTACCTATGCATATAGGCAGtacaaatgcataa